A window from Erythrobacter sp. YJ-T3-07 encodes these proteins:
- a CDS encoding organic hydroperoxide resistance protein has translation MSTLFKTRVNAYGGRSGTIKSEDGILDMPLALPKELGGKGGATNPEQLFAAGYAACFENAVIHVTRAQVDKVRDEDIEVSCEVGLVPNGEDGFKLVVALDVEIAGVEQSKAEEIVKAAHAVCPYSNAIRGNVDVTLTVFAQ, from the coding sequence ATGAGCACTCTCTTCAAGACACGCGTCAATGCCTACGGTGGGCGCAGCGGCACGATCAAAAGCGAGGACGGCATCCTCGATATGCCGCTCGCCCTGCCCAAGGAACTGGGCGGCAAGGGCGGCGCAACCAATCCGGAGCAGCTGTTTGCGGCAGGTTATGCCGCCTGCTTCGAGAATGCCGTGATCCACGTAACCCGTGCACAGGTCGACAAGGTGCGCGACGAGGATATCGAGGTTTCTTGCGAAGTTGGGCTGGTGCCGAACGGCGAAGACGGCTTTAAACTTGTCGTGGCGCTCGATGTCGAGATTGCCGGTGTCGAACAGTCCAAGGCCGAGGAAATCGTGAAAGCTGCCCACGCCGTGTGCCCCTACTCGAACGCAATTCGCGGCAACGTCGACGTCACTCTGACCGTCTTCGCGCAGTGA
- the purU gene encoding formyltetrahydrofolate deformylase, with amino-acid sequence MSAQNPTDTYILTLSCHDTVGIVAAISGQLAKIGGFIVNSQQYADLESGRFFLRIEFQPHGEEFPGSFDELRAGFAPIAQAYNMRWELRPSSHRPKLLIAVSKGSHCLNDLLYRWRTGNLPVEIVGVVSNHPDLRELTEWHGVPYHHLPIGPDTKAAQEAALLSLVEDSGADYLILARYMQVLSPALVERLAGRCINIHHSFLPSFKGARPYARAHERGVKLIGATAHFVTSDLDEGPIIEQDVERVDHRATEHDLVVMGRDIEARVLARAVRWTAEQKVFLNGSRTVVFR; translated from the coding sequence ATGAGCGCGCAAAACCCGACCGACACCTACATCCTCACGCTGTCCTGCCACGATACCGTCGGCATCGTCGCCGCGATCAGTGGCCAACTGGCGAAGATCGGCGGGTTCATCGTCAACAGCCAGCAATACGCCGACCTTGAGTCCGGGCGCTTCTTCCTGCGGATCGAGTTTCAGCCCCATGGCGAGGAATTCCCCGGCTCGTTCGACGAGCTGAGAGCGGGCTTTGCTCCGATTGCTCAGGCTTATAACATGCGGTGGGAATTGCGCCCGTCCTCGCACCGGCCCAAATTGCTTATCGCGGTGTCGAAGGGCAGTCACTGCCTCAATGACCTGCTCTATCGCTGGCGTACGGGGAACCTGCCGGTCGAGATCGTCGGCGTCGTCTCCAACCACCCGGACCTGCGCGAGCTGACCGAATGGCACGGCGTGCCCTATCATCATCTGCCGATCGGCCCCGACACCAAGGCCGCCCAAGAGGCGGCGCTGCTCTCGCTGGTCGAGGATAGCGGCGCCGATTACCTGATCCTTGCCCGCTACATGCAGGTGCTCTCGCCCGCACTGGTCGAGCGGCTGGCGGGCCGGTGCATCAATATCCACCACAGCTTCCTGCCCAGCTTCAAGGGCGCACGGCCCTATGCCCGCGCGCACGAGCGCGGGGTGAAGCTGATCGGCGCGACGGCGCATTTCGTCACCAGCGACCTCGATGAAGGGCCGATCATCGAACAGGATGTGGAGCGGGTCGATCACCGCGCGACCGAGCATGACCTTGTCGTGATGGGCCGTGACATCGAGGCGCGCGTGCTCGCCCGCGCGGTTCGCTGGACCGCAGAGCAGAAGGTGTTCCTCAACGGCTCGCGGACCGTGGTGTTTCGGTAG
- a CDS encoding lytic transglycosylase domain-containing protein: MILGTTGRLAILASLTLLSAPARADVMEIGENGARWVAGQQAGMPAGDLSMTPAQLAALDGEAVLEDVPAHVTSDPRVTARAVPDTYKAKVAELAARFDLSPSLIEALVWQESRWRADARSPVGARGLAQLMPGTARDLGVNPDDPFANLEGGARYLREQLDRFDGDLEKALAAYNAGPGRVIRANGVPRIRETQAYVAAIMGRLSNHSRND, from the coding sequence ATGATTCTCGGGACAACGGGTCGGTTGGCGATTCTCGCCTCCCTTACCCTGCTTTCGGCCCCGGCGCGGGCCGATGTAATGGAAATCGGAGAGAATGGCGCGCGCTGGGTCGCGGGCCAGCAGGCAGGCATGCCCGCGGGCGACCTGTCGATGACGCCGGCCCAGCTTGCCGCGCTCGATGGCGAAGCGGTGCTGGAAGACGTGCCTGCGCACGTCACGTCCGACCCCCGAGTGACCGCGCGGGCGGTTCCCGATACCTACAAGGCCAAGGTGGCAGAGCTTGCTGCGCGGTTCGATCTCAGCCCCAGCCTGATCGAGGCGCTGGTCTGGCAGGAAAGCCGCTGGCGTGCCGATGCCCGCTCCCCGGTGGGCGCGCGCGGCCTTGCCCAGCTGATGCCCGGCACCGCGCGCGATCTGGGCGTGAACCCGGACGATCCTTTCGCCAATCTGGAGGGCGGGGCGCGCTACCTGCGCGAACAGCTCGACCGGTTCGACGGCGATCTCGAGAAAGCGCTGGCGGCCTACAACGCGGGGCCCGGACGGGTGATCCGCGCCAATGGCGTGCCGCGTATCCGCGAGACGCAAGCTTACGTGGCGGCGATCATGGGTCGCCTCTCCAATCATTCACGGAACGACTAA
- a CDS encoding TrbC/VirB2 family protein, whose translation MKMNPLSRFATLLALVSPSAAFAQVQANDPQGAGPIVNALAWLQGTLLGSVATAVAVMAVAAVGFMMLTGRMNWRFGATVIIGVFILFGAASIVAGIQAAAG comes from the coding sequence ATGAAGATGAACCCGCTTTCCCGGTTTGCGACGCTTCTGGCGCTGGTTTCTCCCAGTGCGGCATTCGCGCAGGTCCAGGCGAACGATCCGCAGGGCGCGGGGCCGATCGTCAATGCGCTGGCGTGGCTGCAGGGCACGCTGCTCGGCTCGGTCGCCACGGCGGTCGCGGTGATGGCGGTGGCTGCGGTCGGCTTCATGATGCTGACCGGCCGGATGAACTGGCGCTTCGGCGCGACCGTGATCATCGGCGTGTTCATCCTGTTCGGTGCCGCTTCGATCGTCGCGGGCATCCAGGCGGCGGCAGGCTAG
- a CDS encoding holin family protein, which yields MPLIESLIGPVASIIDKIIPDKEARAKAKLELLALEGSQELKAIEARMAAIVAEAQSADPWTSRARPSFLYVMYAMILFALPMGVLSAFDPRMAVNIGNGITAYLRGLPEELYALFGTGYLGYTAARQWGKVKGVER from the coding sequence ATGCCCCTCATCGAAAGCCTGATCGGACCCGTCGCCTCGATCATCGACAAGATCATCCCGGACAAGGAAGCGCGCGCCAAGGCCAAGCTGGAACTGCTCGCGCTGGAGGGATCGCAGGAACTCAAGGCGATCGAGGCGCGCATGGCCGCAATCGTGGCCGAGGCGCAGTCGGCAGACCCGTGGACCAGCCGCGCGCGCCCCAGCTTCCTCTACGTGATGTACGCAATGATCCTGTTCGCGCTGCCGATGGGCGTGCTGTCCGCCTTCGATCCGCGCATGGCGGTGAACATCGGCAACGGCATCACCGCCTACCTGCGCGGCCTGCCCGAGGAGCTCTACGCGCTCTTCGGCACCGGCTACCTCGGCTACACCGCCGCGCGCCAGTGGGGCAAGGTCAAGGGCGTGGAGCGGTAG
- a CDS encoding MaoC family dehydratase gives MAGIWFDDMEVGQVIDHPIRRTVTETDNVMFTCMTHNPAQLHLDEEYMKGTEFGTRIVNSCFTLSVMVGISVNDTTLGTAVANLGWDEVRFPKPLFHGDTIRIETEIVSLRESKSRPNAGIVTFEHRAFNQHGDLVASCKRSGLQMKRPADS, from the coding sequence ATGGCCGGGATCTGGTTCGACGATATGGAAGTGGGGCAGGTGATCGACCATCCGATCCGCCGCACGGTGACCGAGACGGACAATGTCATGTTCACCTGCATGACGCACAATCCCGCGCAGCTTCACCTCGACGAGGAATACATGAAGGGCACCGAGTTCGGCACCCGGATCGTCAATTCGTGCTTCACCCTCTCGGTGATGGTGGGGATTTCGGTCAACGACACGACGCTGGGTACGGCCGTGGCCAACCTGGGGTGGGACGAGGTCCGCTTCCCCAAGCCGTTGTTCCACGGCGACACGATCCGGATCGAGACCGAGATCGTCTCCCTGCGCGAGAGCAAGTCGCGCCCCAATGCCGGGATCGTGACGTTCGAGCACCGCGCGTTCAATCAGCACGGCGATCTGGTCGCCAGCTGCAAGCGCAGCGGGCTGCAGATGAAGCGCCCAGCGGATAGTTGA
- a CDS encoding type IV secretion system protein, which yields MTPTGACDLAMSEAAGGVAAALEAVNCVAADVTGTTFGRLFAPGGVLVTVLTIMLTLYVAFFAIQLVTGRSTLGVSTLTPRMLRIGLVLTFVTSWIAYQAVFWNIFVEGPDWLASVLTGDSGSATQTFASKIDVVFAAVQQASEGQTDIETFSPAGMLWMGALLFMLGTVGLLVTARIALALLVALGPIFLVMALFDGTRGLFVGWLKGLTMMGLTPLFAVLGGSIMLEMSVPILASLVAVPGDIPARAAMAFFMIGAVHVALMVMVLKVMGTLVGGWTVFGLANSDSERDRGRSGAAAPAPAAAASSLYNNASASAPAQSSAARRTAVVVATPNMAANDLGNRGGTDGSGGARVTKVYATSSGDGHAGVASKAASRTSGLGTRFKTASGASGAGRQTEKMK from the coding sequence ATGACCCCGACCGGCGCCTGCGATCTGGCGATGTCCGAGGCCGCGGGCGGCGTTGCCGCCGCGCTGGAGGCGGTCAATTGCGTTGCCGCCGATGTGACGGGCACCACCTTCGGGCGGCTGTTCGCGCCGGGCGGCGTGCTGGTCACCGTGCTGACCATCATGCTGACGCTGTATGTCGCATTCTTCGCGATCCAGCTGGTGACGGGGCGCAGCACGCTGGGTGTCAGCACGCTGACCCCGCGGATGCTGCGGATCGGCCTGGTGCTGACCTTCGTGACCAGCTGGATCGCCTATCAGGCGGTGTTCTGGAACATCTTCGTCGAAGGGCCGGACTGGCTGGCGAGCGTGCTGACCGGAGACAGCGGCTCCGCCACGCAGACCTTCGCGAGCAAGATCGACGTCGTCTTCGCCGCCGTGCAGCAGGCGAGTGAAGGGCAGACCGATATCGAGACTTTCTCGCCCGCTGGGATGCTGTGGATGGGTGCGCTGCTGTTCATGCTGGGCACCGTGGGCCTGCTGGTGACCGCGCGGATCGCGCTCGCGCTGCTGGTCGCGCTCGGGCCGATCTTCCTGGTGATGGCACTGTTCGATGGCACGCGCGGTCTGTTCGTGGGCTGGCTCAAGGGGCTGACGATGATGGGGCTGACCCCGCTGTTCGCGGTGCTGGGCGGGTCGATCATGCTGGAAATGTCGGTGCCGATCCTGGCCTCGCTGGTCGCCGTACCCGGAGACATCCCGGCGCGCGCGGCGATGGCCTTCTTCATGATCGGCGCGGTGCATGTCGCGCTGATGGTGATGGTGCTGAAGGTGATGGGCACGCTGGTAGGCGGGTGGACTGTGTTCGGCCTCGCCAATTCCGACAGCGAGCGTGATCGCGGCCGGTCGGGTGCCGCTGCGCCCGCTCCCGCCGCCGCTGCCTCCAGCCTTTACAACAACGCCAGCGCCTCTGCCCCCGCGCAGTCGAGCGCGGCGCGCCGCACGGCGGTGGTTGTCGCCACCCCCAACATGGCGGCAAACGATCTTGGCAATCGGGGCGGTACGGATGGCTCCGGCGGTGCCCGCGTGACCAAGGTTTACGCCACCTCTTCAGGGGATGGACATGCTGGCGTGGCCAGCAAGGCAGCCTCGCGCACCAGCGGCCTGGGCACGCGGTTCAAGACTGCATCCGGCGCTTCGGGCGCAGGACGCCAGACGGAGAAAATGAAATGA
- a CDS encoding MarR family transcriptional regulator encodes MAESDDRDDPLLLDRQICFPLYAATNLLNRRYGPVLRPLGLTYPQYLVMLVLWEDEPQTVGALGARLYLDSGTLTPLLKRMEAAGHVTRSRDPDDERRVMVGLTAKGRALREKALHVPETIASGRTTEGIEELGNSVRKLVALLADQNSEA; translated from the coding sequence GTGGCAGAATCAGATGACCGGGATGATCCGCTGCTGCTCGATCGGCAGATCTGCTTCCCCCTCTATGCTGCCACCAACCTGCTGAACCGGCGGTACGGGCCGGTTCTCCGGCCGCTGGGGCTCACCTATCCTCAGTATCTGGTCATGCTGGTGCTATGGGAAGATGAGCCCCAGACCGTGGGCGCCCTCGGTGCGCGCCTGTACCTCGACAGCGGGACCCTGACGCCCCTGCTCAAACGGATGGAGGCGGCCGGCCATGTCACACGGTCGCGCGATCCGGATGACGAACGGCGCGTAATGGTGGGGCTTACCGCAAAGGGCAGAGCCCTGCGCGAAAAGGCCCTGCATGTGCCCGAGACCATCGCCAGCGGGCGAACTACCGAAGGAATCGAGGAACTCGGCAACAGCGTGCGAAAGCTCGTCGCCCTGCTGGCGGATCAGAATTCGGAAGCCTGA
- a CDS encoding type IV secretion system protein VirB3: MDQLVRHPVHRALTRPQMFAGVTLNYFIINIGVTTEVFLITGSWLALPVAAAMHGIGYFACLREPRIFDLWITKVSKCPRVKNYKRWGCNSYAA; encoded by the coding sequence ATGGATCAGCTCGTTCGCCATCCGGTCCACCGCGCGCTGACCCGCCCGCAGATGTTTGCGGGCGTGACGCTGAACTATTTCATCATCAATATCGGCGTCACCACCGAAGTGTTTCTGATCACCGGTAGCTGGCTGGCACTGCCGGTCGCCGCCGCGATGCACGGCATCGGCTATTTCGCCTGCCTTCGGGAACCGCGCATCTTCGACCTGTGGATCACCAAGGTCAGCAAGTGTCCGCGGGTCAAGAATTACAAGCGGTGGGGCTGCAACAGCTACGCCGCCTGA
- a CDS encoding VirB4 family type IV secretion/conjugal transfer ATPase, with protein MSKWIGAAAWSAKEARVGDRLPYARLVDEHTLMLRDGALLTAIQVPGLLFETEDTEALNAHAATREVMLRSTLDSRFVMYHHVIRRRVEVELDAEFEDPLARHIDARWKERLGSGSLFINDQFVTLIRRPARGKAGWVEKAGKALSNRKKQAVEVDPKDLRSLRAAATGLVASLQPYGAALLGDYTGPKGYTNSEILELLSALYNGEMQPVRRPAEDRDIGHMLPYRRASFGIDAMELRGSGEPDFAAMLSLKDYPDATSPGLLDGLLRLPYEMVVSESYAPSERTTARERMDLAIRRLRSVDEEAQAERADMLAARDALGNGAVGFGDHHLSVLVREKTLPRLDDATAACAAALADTGAIVVREDTNLEPAFWAQFPGNEQYIVRRAMISSANMASFGSLHGFALGQAEGNHWGEAVTLLETTSATPFFFNFHNGDLGNFSVIGPSGSGKTVVMNFLAAQAQKFNPRTILFDKDRGAELFVRGIGGRYDRIYAGEPSGFNPLALPDTPANRAFLRDWLGVMLKAEGPEELQTISHAVDAAYENDASLRRLRNFRELLSGTRRPEPGDLADRLSAWIHGGEHAWLFDNETDEMDLDRKTLGFDMTALLENPRLRTPTMMYLFHRIEERLDGEPTMILIDEGWKALDDEVFAARIRDWLKTLRKRNALVGFATQSARDALESRISTALVEQTATMVFMPNSRARPEDYCDGFGLTSHELALIRTLPAHSRCFLVRQPDASVVVRLDLSNAPEVLTILSGRESSVRRLDLLREAVGDNPADWFPALTGHAWPGERSDGAADDDSVVLPFKQAAE; from the coding sequence ATGAGCAAATGGATCGGAGCTGCTGCCTGGAGCGCGAAGGAAGCCCGCGTCGGCGACCGGCTGCCCTATGCGCGTCTGGTGGACGAACACACGCTGATGCTGCGCGACGGCGCGCTGCTGACCGCGATTCAGGTGCCCGGCCTGCTGTTCGAGACCGAGGATACCGAAGCGCTCAACGCCCATGCCGCGACGCGCGAGGTGATGCTGCGAAGCACGCTCGACAGCCGCTTCGTGATGTACCACCACGTGATCCGCCGCCGGGTGGAGGTGGAGCTGGACGCCGAATTCGAAGACCCGCTCGCGCGCCATATCGACGCACGGTGGAAGGAACGGCTCGGCTCGGGATCGCTGTTCATCAACGACCAGTTCGTGACGCTCATCCGTCGCCCCGCGCGCGGCAAGGCGGGCTGGGTCGAGAAGGCGGGCAAGGCGCTCAGCAACCGCAAGAAGCAGGCGGTCGAGGTCGATCCCAAGGACTTGCGCTCCTTGCGCGCTGCTGCGACCGGTCTGGTCGCCTCGCTGCAGCCTTATGGCGCGGCGCTGCTGGGCGATTACACCGGCCCCAAAGGCTACACCAATTCCGAAATTCTCGAGCTGCTCTCCGCGCTGTATAATGGCGAGATGCAGCCGGTCCGCCGTCCGGCGGAAGACCGCGATATTGGCCACATGCTGCCCTATCGCCGGGCAAGCTTCGGGATCGACGCGATGGAGCTGCGTGGATCGGGCGAGCCCGATTTCGCTGCGATGCTCAGCCTCAAGGACTATCCCGACGCGACCAGCCCGGGCCTGCTCGATGGGCTGCTGCGGCTGCCCTACGAAATGGTCGTCTCGGAAAGCTATGCCCCGTCCGAACGCACCACCGCGCGCGAGCGGATGGATCTGGCGATCCGTCGCCTGCGCTCGGTCGACGAGGAAGCGCAGGCCGAACGCGCCGACATGCTCGCCGCGCGCGATGCACTGGGTAACGGCGCGGTCGGCTTCGGCGATCATCACCTGAGCGTGCTGGTACGTGAGAAGACGCTCCCCCGGCTCGACGACGCAACCGCCGCCTGCGCCGCCGCGCTGGCCGATACGGGCGCCATCGTCGTGCGCGAGGATACCAATCTCGAGCCCGCCTTCTGGGCGCAGTTCCCGGGCAATGAGCAGTATATCGTGCGCCGCGCGATGATCTCTTCGGCCAACATGGCGAGCTTCGGAAGCCTGCACGGGTTCGCGCTGGGCCAGGCCGAGGGCAACCACTGGGGCGAGGCGGTGACGCTGCTGGAGACGACCAGCGCGACGCCGTTCTTCTTCAACTTCCACAATGGCGATCTGGGCAATTTCTCCGTGATCGGCCCGTCGGGTTCGGGCAAGACCGTCGTGATGAACTTCCTCGCCGCGCAGGCGCAGAAGTTCAATCCGCGCACGATCCTGTTCGACAAGGATCGCGGCGCGGAGCTGTTCGTGCGCGGGATCGGCGGGCGTTACGACCGGATCTATGCGGGCGAGCCTTCGGGTTTCAATCCGCTCGCGCTGCCCGACACCCCCGCCAACCGCGCCTTCCTGCGCGACTGGCTGGGCGTGATGCTCAAGGCTGAAGGGCCCGAGGAACTGCAGACCATCAGCCATGCGGTCGATGCGGCGTACGAGAATGATGCGAGCCTTCGCCGGTTGCGCAATTTCCGCGAACTGCTGAGCGGTACGCGCCGCCCCGAGCCGGGCGATCTGGCGGATCGTCTCTCGGCATGGATCCATGGCGGCGAGCATGCCTGGCTGTTCGACAACGAGACCGACGAGATGGACCTCGACCGCAAGACGCTCGGCTTCGACATGACCGCGCTGCTCGAAAATCCGCGCCTGCGCACGCCGACGATGATGTACCTGTTCCACCGGATCGAGGAACGGCTCGACGGCGAGCCGACCATGATCCTGATTGACGAGGGTTGGAAGGCGCTCGATGACGAGGTCTTCGCCGCTCGCATCCGCGACTGGCTCAAGACGCTGCGGAAACGCAACGCGCTGGTCGGGTTCGCGACGCAGTCCGCGCGCGATGCGCTGGAAAGCCGCATCTCCACCGCGCTGGTCGAACAGACCGCGACCATGGTGTTCATGCCCAACAGCCGCGCGCGGCCCGAGGATTACTGCGACGGGTTCGGGCTCACCAGCCACGAACTCGCACTGATCCGCACGCTGCCGGCGCACAGCCGCTGTTTCCTAGTGCGCCAGCCCGATGCGAGCGTCGTGGTCCGGCTCGACCTGTCGAATGCGCCCGAGGTGCTTACTATCCTCTCGGGTCGCGAGAGCAGCGTGCGCCGGCTCGACCTGCTGCGCGAGGCGGTGGGCGACAATCCCGCAGACTGGTTCCCCGCTCTCACCGGCCACGCCTGGCCGGGCGAGCGCAGCGATGGCGCGGCGGATGACGACAGCGTCGTTCTGCCGTTCAAGCAGGCTGCCGAATGA
- a CDS encoding SDR family oxidoreductase, protein MKLLDGKAAIITGASAGIGRAAAGLFAEHGASLVLVARRADRLEEVAAQIERQGGQVRVVVGDVTQDNTHRDAVATALDTFGRLDVAFNNAGLVGEMGPLAETSIETWTQVIDANLTAAFLGARSQIPAMLAGGGGALVFTGSFVGNSVGLPGMGPYAAAKAGLMGLVRAITADYAAQEIRANALLPGGTATEMAGDADQREWAASLHAMKRIAEPSEIAQAALFLASEMASFVTGSALWADGGNAAVKL, encoded by the coding sequence ATGAAATTACTCGACGGCAAGGCGGCAATCATCACCGGAGCCAGTGCTGGCATAGGCAGAGCCGCTGCCGGCCTGTTCGCCGAGCACGGGGCCTCGCTCGTCCTCGTCGCAAGGCGGGCGGACCGTCTGGAAGAGGTCGCAGCCCAGATCGAACGGCAGGGCGGTCAGGTAAGGGTCGTGGTCGGCGATGTTACGCAGGACAATACGCATCGGGATGCCGTCGCCACCGCGCTCGATACCTTCGGCAGACTGGATGTCGCGTTCAACAATGCTGGCCTTGTGGGCGAAATGGGTCCGCTAGCAGAGACGAGCATCGAGACGTGGACGCAGGTTATAGACGCGAACCTGACAGCCGCTTTTCTGGGAGCGCGGAGCCAGATTCCGGCGATGCTTGCCGGGGGCGGCGGGGCGCTGGTGTTCACCGGCAGCTTTGTCGGCAACAGCGTCGGGCTGCCTGGCATGGGGCCCTATGCCGCTGCGAAGGCAGGCCTGATGGGCCTCGTCCGGGCGATCACGGCCGACTATGCGGCGCAGGAAATCCGCGCCAATGCGCTGCTGCCCGGCGGGACCGCTACCGAAATGGCCGGCGATGCGGATCAGCGCGAGTGGGCCGCCAGCCTGCACGCCATGAAGCGAATCGCCGAGCCTTCCGAAATTGCGCAGGCGGCGCTGTTCCTCGCCAGCGAGATGGCCAGTTTCGTGACGGGGTCGGCTCTCTGGGCGGATGGCGGTAACGCAGCGGTCAAGCTTTAA